Part of the Uloborus diversus isolate 005 chromosome 2, Udiv.v.3.1, whole genome shotgun sequence genome, AGCTGAAGCTTCATTGTTCCTTCAGTTTTAACTAAAATATGGGGAGgacatttataaacaaatttgtCAACCGACTGAcgttgataaatttttaaaatctacggGCATGAATTTTTCGCGGGCAAGCTGCGAAATATAAATGCCAAAACATTGCCCCTTTCACACACTCAGTAGGGGGTAAAAAGTTGAAAATCGAATATGCGAAGGATAAATTAACCAACATCCATCATACCGGAAATCAGTTACCGAAGTAgcggaaagaaataaaaatcgttTCCTGATATTGGCAGAAATCTTTAATTGATGGGTAGCTTAACGACATTTCATCTTTGAAACTGCTATGTCTGATTTATGGGACGTCGACGGCAATTTGCTTTTATTGCTTCTTTTGTTTTACGTCGAGAGGACGTTTCAATGTTAAGTGTCTGGACGAACAGACGCTAGTTTGCCAGTTTATCTTACTTAGGAAACGCCTTGAAAACTGATTTCAACAAACACACAATCAAAATCAGTCACCTACCTATTGAGTATTATTTTTCTCAATCAACAAGCATACGTAAATATAATACTTTGGTGCAACACCTCTCGTAACCATTTTCCCGATACATTGATTTAAATTCTCAGCTTAAACGCCTTGTTACATGTAGATTcgttaatattgttttttctttttttttacttaaataagaaaatcaagtCTTATTAAACTaattgtattattaaaaaaaacacgttatttgtaattttaaaaataattcaggaGTATTGTTCTTAAATATACCTATGTTTCAGTTAATAAGTTTTGTTTGCATGATGATGTCCATAAATTGAGCAATCTTTAATTATACCTACCAACAGATCATGTCATCACcgacaaatataaaaataatatacaaggagagtattttctctttttttaaaaaaataatctagcTTAGGTTGGTACTGGTGACATCAAAACGTAGTGTAATGATAATTTACCTCGATTTGAAAAATGTCTTTAGAAAATGCacttttaactaaattttagCGTTGAAAGTAAAGTATCTTGCATggaaaaaaatcgtgaaaaaatagCTCTGCAAcactttatttaatattttacagcttgtagataaaaattcaagctacaagccaataacttttttttgaattcaaccactttaaaataattgaagatgCATAAGTTCAAAACAATTGAAggtatatttttcaaacttgtttTCCGGCATCAATTTGACCTTGCGGAAAGCAAGGACTGTGTTTTAATTGTCGACGTGACACTTGTCATTCCATCGCGACAgtagaaaaatgcattaatttcatcaacaacttaaaaaaagcATATTTACGAATAAAACTCATCTTTATTTCTCACTTCTAGGTATGGCCAGTCCATAAGAAGCGGAGCCTATGTTGGAAACAATAGGTCTTAAAGGTACTCCTCCGATCTTATGGACTTTAGGCAGAGCGTAAAATCTAGCACAGTGTGAAACAGAAGGGATTAAATTAAAGCAGttataaaaaatagtaaatagtaaatagtataaaaaatagtaaacataGTAAATTAACTCTCACACAAAAGGATTCTATAAGACATCTTATTATTAACAATGTTTCATTTAATTCAGGTTTTTTAGGTAGTAACCTTTTTccaacgaaaaaagaaatttacGTGATATCTCTTCCTACAATAATTTGATAATTACAAAAGCTGATAAAGGGGGACAGATTGTTGTAATGTCCAAGTACGTTTCCAGAGTCAACGAGCTACTCCGCGATGGTCTTTACACCCAGTTAAAACAAGATCCCTCGCCGAATGAATTAAAAACCATCCGCAGTGCCATAAAAACAAGTAAGCTTTTTTATAACTGTTTTAATTTAATCCCTTCTGTTTCACACTGTGCTAGATTTTACGCTCTGCCTAAAGTCCATAAGATCGGAGTACCTTTAAGACCTATTGTTTCCAACATACGCACCGCTTCTTATGGACAGGCCAAATTTCTCACTTCTAGGTTT contains:
- the LOC129216422 gene encoding uncharacterized protein LOC129216422, which codes for MSKYVSRVNELLRDGLYTQLKQDPSPNELKTIRSAIKTSKLFYNCFNLIPSVSHCARFYALPKVHKIGVPLRPIVSNIRTASYGQAKFLTSRFAPLLDSNTHSVKHSVDFVNILRRFKPNNLLMVSFDDKSLFTNVPVIGALRCLETRLREFHHT